A genome region from Chitinispirillales bacterium ANBcel5 includes the following:
- a CDS encoding HIT family protein — MTASPQRCKFCSIISQKTHSYTVMQNDYSLAFLDNRPLFWGHVLLIPRQHITGIEELIHPWAPDFLMRIKTLSVAVEKAMGAEGTFIAINNKVSQSVPHLHVHIVPRKKGDGLKGFFWPRHPYRDEAQIKEVAERIHTTLEELNGNFG, encoded by the coding sequence ATGACCGCAAGCCCCCAAAGGTGCAAATTCTGTTCTATAATCTCACAGAAAACCCACAGCTATACTGTAATGCAAAACGACTACTCACTGGCATTTCTCGACAACCGGCCGCTCTTTTGGGGTCATGTGCTTTTAATCCCCCGGCAACACATAACGGGTATCGAAGAACTTATCCATCCCTGGGCACCCGATTTTTTGATGCGTATTAAAACGCTATCCGTTGCAGTAGAGAAAGCGATGGGTGCTGAGGGTACATTTATCGCCATCAACAACAAGGTGAGCCAAAGTGTTCCTCACCTACATGTACATATTGTCCCCAGAAAGAAGGGGGATGGTCTTAAAGGGTTTTTCTGGCCTCGACATCCCTACAGAGATGAAGCACAGATCAAAGAGGTGGCAGAGCGGATACATACAACTTTAGAGGAGTTAAAC